A region of Streptomyces deccanensis DNA encodes the following proteins:
- a CDS encoding cupin domain-containing protein → MINRHPRVVDVSEVEPNTRRGGDLRAMLTPTTVGSTSGFMGVAIVAPGDRIAEHYHPYSEEFIYVICGQLEVDLDGEAHELRPEQGLLIPAHMRHRFRNVGNVEARMVFHLGPLAPSPPLGHVDTEDANGVPIPVEAAHAARAAEHTRVRS, encoded by the coding sequence GTGATCAATCGCCATCCCAGAGTCGTGGATGTCAGCGAGGTCGAGCCCAACACCCGGCGCGGCGGCGATCTGCGCGCCATGCTCACCCCCACCACCGTCGGCTCGACCAGCGGTTTCATGGGCGTGGCCATCGTGGCGCCCGGCGACCGCATCGCCGAGCACTACCACCCGTACTCCGAGGAGTTCATCTACGTCATCTGCGGGCAGCTGGAGGTCGACCTCGACGGCGAGGCCCACGAACTCCGACCCGAGCAGGGGCTGCTGATCCCCGCCCACATGCGCCACCGCTTCCGCAACGTCGGCAACGTGGAGGCCCGCATGGTCTTCCACCTCGGTCCGCTGGCCCCGAGCCCGCCGCTCGGCCACGTCGACACCGAGGACGCGAACGGCGTACCGATCCCGGTGGAGGCGGCGCACGCCGCACGGGCGGCCGAACACACCCGGGTCCGCTCATGA
- a CDS encoding SchA/CurD-like domain-containing protein: MTTTSERVTESLRRQVSQRVSQSVFDGSRLRVVLLVDVYDGAQQQFLEAYEQLCNQVASVPGHVSDQLCQSIENPSQWLITSEWESAPPFLTWVNSEEHVQMVRPLHDCVRDTRSLRFHIVRETGGPAVEAEAGERRLQTSPRIGDGLIRHALTFTVKPGSEEKVAKILADYAAPEPRVDDTTRLCRTSLFMHGNRVVRAVEVRGDLLAALRHVARQPEVRAVEEAINPYLEQDRDLDDPDSARVFFTRAALPAVHHVTAGQESPDAVRHALYYPAREGRGLRLAELLARQDEAAADDPQGPVLRSTIFQRDDIVVRLVDVRGGLDADPGPVLGLTDRARAAELTALLDGAALGMDGSPRDEAPARLLTVARMDLVTDRRAPDA; the protein is encoded by the coding sequence ATGACCACCACGTCCGAACGTGTTACCGAGTCACTGCGGCGACAGGTGTCGCAGCGGGTCTCCCAGTCCGTCTTCGACGGCTCCCGGCTCCGTGTCGTCCTCCTCGTGGACGTCTACGACGGCGCCCAGCAGCAGTTCCTGGAGGCGTACGAGCAGCTGTGCAACCAGGTCGCGTCGGTCCCCGGACACGTCAGCGACCAGCTCTGCCAGTCCATCGAGAACCCCTCCCAATGGCTCATCACCAGCGAGTGGGAGAGCGCCCCGCCCTTCCTCACCTGGGTGAACAGCGAGGAACACGTGCAGATGGTGCGGCCGCTGCACGACTGCGTGCGCGACACCCGCTCGCTGCGCTTCCACATCGTCCGCGAGACCGGCGGCCCGGCGGTGGAGGCCGAGGCGGGCGAGCGCCGGCTGCAGACCTCTCCCCGCATCGGCGACGGCCTGATCCGGCACGCGCTCACCTTCACGGTCAAGCCGGGCAGCGAGGAGAAGGTCGCCAAGATCCTCGCCGACTACGCCGCGCCGGAGCCGAGGGTCGACGACACCACCCGGCTGTGCCGCACCTCCCTGTTCATGCACGGCAACCGGGTGGTCCGCGCCGTCGAGGTGCGGGGCGACCTGCTCGCCGCGCTGCGGCACGTGGCCCGGCAGCCCGAGGTGCGGGCCGTCGAGGAGGCCATCAACCCCTATCTGGAGCAGGACCGGGACCTCGACGACCCCGACTCGGCCCGGGTCTTCTTCACCCGCGCGGCGCTGCCCGCCGTGCACCATGTGACGGCCGGCCAGGAGAGCCCCGACGCCGTACGGCACGCGCTGTACTACCCGGCCCGGGAGGGCCGCGGACTGCGGCTGGCCGAGCTGCTCGCCCGGCAGGACGAGGCGGCGGCGGACGACCCGCAGGGCCCGGTGCTGCGCAGCACGATCTTCCAGCGCGACGACATCGTGGTGCGGCTGGTCGACGTACGCGGCGGCCTCGACGCCGACCCGGGCCCCGTGCTCGGGCTCACCGACCGCGCCCGCGCGGCCGAGCTGACGGCGCTCCTCGACGGCGCCGCCCTCGGCATGGACGGCTCGCCCAGGGACGAGGCCCCCGCCCGGCTGCTCACGGTCGCCCGCATGGACCTCGTCACCGACCGCCGGGCGCCCGACGCCTGA
- a CDS encoding FAD-dependent oxidoreductase — protein sequence MKQSPMTGRSPKTGQSPKTGQRPDRTDATGTPTHHRTPVLIVGGSLVGLSTSVFLGRLGVPHTLVERHAGTSIHPRGRGNNVRTMELFRAAGVEPGIRRAAATLSGNHGILQTPTLVGDAGEWLFKEIDAGGGLARFSPSSWCLCSQNDLEPVLFEHAQRLGGDLRYNTELLSFDSDSSGVTAIVKSRETGEDTTVRADYLVAADGPRSPIREQLGIGQSGPGDLFHNVSVTFRSRGLAEVVGNRLFIVCYLTNPDADGALLPVDNRENWVFHLPWHPEHGETLEEFTEERCVEHIRRAIGVPDLDVEITGKAPWHAAQRVARGYRSGRVFLAGDSAHEMSPTGAFGSNTGIQDAHNLAWKLAAVLGGWAGEGLLDTYDAERRPVAEATSARAAARSVEHSHPGFAPAPGVGGGGGPQRGILNVALGYRYPQGAVLGADPATPVVPERLDLSGAPGSRAPHLAVRHRGEHISTLDLYERSLVLLSDADADGRTGAGADGGSAGWHEAALRLAEAMSVPLASYRIGDGPAAELTPEGDADWAAVHGTAPGGAVLVRPDGFVAWRAPGPVPDAEAALREVLTTLLART from the coding sequence ATGAAGCAGAGCCCGATGACGGGGCGGAGCCCGAAGACGGGGCAGAGCCCGAAGACGGGGCAGAGGCCCGATCGGACCGACGCCACCGGCACCCCCACCCACCACCGCACCCCGGTCCTCATCGTCGGCGGGTCCCTCGTCGGCCTGTCGACCTCGGTGTTCCTGGGCCGCCTCGGGGTGCCGCACACCCTGGTGGAGCGGCACGCCGGCACCTCCATCCACCCGCGCGGCCGGGGCAACAACGTCCGCACGATGGAGCTGTTCCGGGCGGCCGGTGTCGAGCCGGGCATCCGCCGGGCCGCCGCCACCCTGTCCGGCAACCACGGCATCCTCCAGACACCCACCCTCGTCGGCGACGCGGGCGAGTGGCTCTTCAAGGAGATCGACGCGGGCGGCGGGCTCGCCCGCTTCAGCCCCAGCTCCTGGTGCCTGTGCAGCCAGAACGACCTGGAGCCGGTGCTGTTCGAGCACGCCCAGCGACTCGGCGGCGACCTGCGCTACAACACCGAACTGCTGTCGTTCGACAGCGACTCCTCCGGTGTCACGGCGATCGTCAAGAGCCGCGAGACCGGCGAGGACACCACGGTCCGCGCGGACTACCTCGTCGCCGCCGACGGCCCCCGCTCCCCGATCCGCGAACAGCTCGGCATCGGGCAGAGCGGCCCCGGCGACCTGTTCCACAACGTCAGCGTCACCTTCCGCTCCCGCGGCCTCGCCGAGGTCGTCGGCAACCGCCTCTTCATCGTCTGCTACCTGACGAACCCCGACGCCGACGGGGCGCTGCTGCCCGTGGACAACCGGGAGAACTGGGTCTTCCACCTGCCCTGGCACCCCGAACACGGGGAAACCCTGGAGGAGTTCACCGAGGAGAGGTGCGTCGAGCACATCCGCCGCGCGATCGGGGTGCCCGATCTCGACGTCGAGATCACCGGCAAGGCCCCCTGGCACGCCGCCCAGCGCGTCGCCCGCGGCTACCGGTCGGGACGGGTCTTCCTGGCCGGCGACTCGGCCCACGAGATGTCCCCGACCGGGGCCTTCGGCTCCAACACCGGTATCCAGGACGCCCACAACCTCGCCTGGAAGCTGGCGGCCGTGCTCGGCGGCTGGGCCGGGGAGGGCCTGCTGGACACGTACGACGCCGAGCGCCGGCCGGTGGCGGAGGCGACCAGCGCCCGTGCCGCCGCCCGGTCGGTGGAGCACAGCCACCCCGGCTTCGCCCCGGCCCCCGGCGTCGGCGGGGGCGGCGGCCCGCAGCGCGGCATCCTCAACGTGGCCCTCGGCTACCGCTATCCGCAGGGTGCCGTCCTCGGCGCCGACCCCGCGACCCCGGTCGTCCCGGAACGCCTCGACCTGTCCGGCGCCCCGGGCAGCAGGGCGCCCCACCTGGCCGTACGGCACCGGGGTGAACACATCTCCACGCTCGACCTCTACGAGCGCTCGCTCGTCCTGCTCAGCGACGCGGACGCGGACGGCCGCACCGGCGCCGGCGCGGACGGCGGGTCGGCCGGCTGGCACGAGGCCGCCCTCCGGCTGGCCGAGGCGATGTCCGTCCCCCTGGCCTCGTACCGGATCGGCGACGGCCCCGCCGCCGAGCTGACGCCCGAGGGCGACGCGGACTGGGCGGCGGTCCACGGGACGGCGCCCGGCGGCGCCGTACTCGTCCGGCCCGACGGATTCGTGGCCTGGCGGGCGCCGGGCCCGGTCCCGGACGCCGAGGCGGCACTGCGGGAGGTCCTCACCACGCTGCTGGCGAGGACCTGA